One Gloeobacter morelensis MG652769 DNA window includes the following coding sequences:
- a CDS encoding glycosyltransferase family 4 protein — MHIAWLGKKTPFCGNVTYSREVTNALMELGHRVSFLHFVQEEEILPPRADLGEVTLPCLYKSQAYTIPSLRARKVLVDSLRELKPDLVHASLTLSPLDFALPEICEELRLPLVATFHPAFDRRRRNFAANTQYLMYQWYTSTLANYDRVIIFSQLQKELLIRLGVPGRRIAVIPNGVDTARYCPGYSRIKDELRAGRLFVYMGRLTVEKNVEQLLKAWKQAGMHALGARLAIIGDGPQRANLQGFYGTEEGVRWLGYLASEQRRIEILQGADVFVLPSLVEGLSLSLLEAMACGTACLATDVGADGEVLAGGAGLLVNPLRVRSELRTLLPMLGEQPEFTALLGQKARARVIERYTLSSNIWALENLYAEVLERTPARLLKN; from the coding sequence ATGCATATAGCCTGGCTGGGTAAGAAGACCCCTTTTTGCGGAAACGTTACCTACAGTCGCGAAGTGACCAACGCCCTGATGGAGTTGGGACACCGGGTCAGTTTTCTGCATTTTGTCCAGGAAGAAGAAATACTGCCGCCGCGGGCGGACCTGGGGGAAGTGACCTTGCCATGTCTTTATAAGTCCCAGGCGTACACCATTCCGTCCTTGCGGGCGCGCAAGGTGTTGGTCGATTCGCTGCGCGAGTTGAAGCCCGACCTGGTGCACGCGAGCCTCACCCTCTCGCCCCTCGATTTTGCCCTGCCCGAAATTTGCGAAGAGTTGCGCCTGCCGCTGGTGGCCACCTTCCACCCGGCCTTCGACCGGCGGCGGCGCAACTTTGCCGCCAATACCCAGTATCTGATGTATCAGTGGTATACCTCGACCCTGGCCAACTACGACCGGGTGATCATCTTCTCGCAATTGCAAAAGGAACTGCTCATCCGCCTGGGCGTGCCGGGGCGGCGTATCGCGGTCATCCCCAACGGCGTCGACACTGCTCGCTACTGCCCCGGCTACTCGCGCATCAAAGACGAACTGCGCGCCGGACGGCTGTTTGTCTACATGGGCCGTCTCACGGTCGAGAAGAATGTCGAGCAACTGCTAAAAGCGTGGAAGCAGGCAGGCATGCACGCCCTGGGTGCCCGGCTCGCCATTATCGGCGACGGTCCCCAGCGCGCCAACCTCCAGGGCTTCTACGGCACCGAAGAGGGCGTGCGCTGGCTTGGCTATCTGGCCTCCGAGCAGCGCCGCATCGAGATTTTGCAGGGGGCGGACGTGTTTGTGCTCCCGTCGCTGGTCGAAGGACTGTCGCTGTCGCTTCTTGAGGCGATGGCCTGTGGTACCGCCTGTCTGGCCACCGACGTCGGTGCCGACGGCGAGGTGCTGGCCGGTGGGGCGGGGCTGCTGGTCAACCCGCTGCGGGTGCGCTCGGAGTTGCGCACGCTGCTGCCGATGCTCGGCGAGCAACCGGAATTTACCGCCCTGCTCGGCCAGAAGGCTCGCGCCCGCGTCATCGAGCGCTATACGCTCTCTTCAAACATCTGGGCACTGGAGAATTTATATGCAGAAGTGCTTGAGCGCACCCCCGCCCGACTGCTCAAAAATTAG
- a CDS encoding MFS transporter, producing MAPTTQDSSQQHKTLGFRDVLRNRNFLFLWSGQVFSQLADKIFLVYMIALIAVHFAEALTAQLSSGIMIASSVPAILFGSVAGVYVDRWPKKTVLIVSNLLRGLFVLAVPFLPVQYAFWLAITFLVSTLTQFFAPAETAAIPLIIERRGLLSANSLFTATMMVAAVVGFAIGEPLLSLIGGADDGHWIVGGAYVIASLLIGFMHTGEKDTLKHRPEPNLAKDLREGFVYLKQNAGVRFAFVQLIVLYSVIAALTILAINLAPAIGLKQEQFGFLLASASGGLVAGAIAVGKFGNRLPRPSLALVGAILMGAALIGLYWASSVWLALALTLLLGLGGACIGVPMQTLIQEQTPEQMRGKVFGLQNNLVNIALSLPLVLAERAAALFGLRPVILALGLVVLLAGFVSKWFSRDLSK from the coding sequence ATGGCACCCACGACCCAGGATTCCTCACAGCAGCACAAAACCCTCGGTTTTCGCGACGTCCTGCGCAACCGAAATTTTTTGTTTTTGTGGAGCGGACAGGTCTTCTCGCAACTGGCCGACAAAATCTTTCTGGTCTATATGATCGCGCTGATCGCCGTGCACTTTGCCGAGGCGCTCACCGCCCAACTGTCCTCGGGGATCATGATCGCTTCCTCCGTGCCGGCCATCTTGTTCGGTTCGGTGGCCGGGGTCTACGTCGATCGCTGGCCCAAAAAGACCGTGCTCATCGTCTCCAATCTGCTGCGCGGTCTATTCGTACTGGCGGTGCCCTTTTTGCCTGTCCAGTACGCCTTCTGGCTGGCGATCACTTTTTTGGTCTCGACGCTCACTCAGTTTTTTGCGCCGGCGGAGACGGCGGCGATTCCGCTGATTATCGAGCGGCGCGGGTTGCTGTCGGCCAATTCGCTCTTTACTGCCACGATGATGGTGGCGGCGGTGGTCGGGTTTGCCATCGGCGAACCACTGCTGAGCCTGATCGGCGGGGCGGACGACGGCCACTGGATCGTGGGCGGCGCCTATGTGATCGCCTCGCTGCTCATCGGGTTTATGCACACCGGCGAGAAGGACACCCTCAAGCACCGCCCCGAACCAAATCTGGCCAAAGACCTGCGCGAAGGGTTCGTCTACCTCAAGCAGAACGCCGGTGTGCGCTTTGCCTTCGTGCAACTGATCGTGCTCTACAGCGTCATCGCCGCCCTCACGATCCTGGCAATCAACCTGGCCCCCGCCATCGGCCTCAAGCAGGAGCAATTCGGCTTCCTGCTCGCCTCGGCGAGCGGCGGTCTGGTGGCAGGAGCGATCGCGGTGGGCAAATTTGGCAACCGCCTGCCGCGCCCGAGCCTCGCCCTGGTCGGGGCGATCTTGATGGGAGCGGCCTTGATTGGCTTGTACTGGGCGAGCAGTGTCTGGCTGGCCCTCGCTCTCACTTTGTTGTTGGGTCTGGGGGGCGCCTGCATCGGGGTGCCGATGCAAACCCTGATTCAGGAGCAGACCCCCGAGCAGATGCGCGGCAAAGTCTTCGGCCTGCAGAACAACCTGGTCAATATCGCCCTCAGCCTGCCTCTGGTGCTCGCGGAGCGGGCCGCTGCCCTGTTCGGTCTGCGCCCTGTTATTCTGGCTCTAGGTCTGGTGGTGCTGCTGGCAGGGTTCGTGAGCAAATGGTTCTCCCGGGACCTCTCGAAATGA
- the recO gene encoding DNA repair protein RecO, whose protein sequence is MSGKTYRATGINLRRMPLGESDLLMTILTRENGLVRAVARGARKANARIGGRTEQFVVNDLQLYRGRSLDQLTQAESLRTFPGLLQDLGRLTAAQYLAEGVLQEATEGQPQEDLYDLLLVHLERLAVTPSHQIAARLVHGVYQLLAVGGVAPEVHFCTVSHRPIAAESAGFSVEAGGLVALECLSHERVGFRLDIEQVAALQLLADVDLTPASLDWNYLWIGLERLLRRHIEFHFDRPLRAATLLEICFEPLAVPAGASPQ, encoded by the coding sequence TTGTCTGGGAAAACCTACCGGGCTACCGGCATCAACCTGCGGCGCATGCCCCTTGGCGAAAGCGATTTGCTGATGACGATTCTGACGCGCGAGAACGGTCTGGTGCGGGCGGTCGCCCGGGGAGCGCGCAAGGCCAATGCCCGGATCGGCGGGCGCACCGAGCAATTTGTCGTCAACGACCTGCAATTGTACCGGGGCCGCAGCCTCGACCAGCTCACCCAGGCGGAGAGCTTGCGCACTTTCCCGGGCCTGCTGCAGGATCTAGGCCGCCTCACCGCAGCGCAGTACCTGGCCGAAGGGGTGCTGCAGGAAGCCACCGAGGGCCAGCCCCAGGAAGACCTTTACGATCTGCTGTTGGTCCACCTGGAGCGACTCGCCGTCACCCCTTCCCACCAGATTGCCGCCCGCCTGGTGCACGGGGTGTATCAGTTGTTGGCTGTGGGCGGTGTGGCGCCGGAAGTGCATTTTTGTACCGTGAGCCACCGGCCGATTGCAGCCGAGTCGGCCGGTTTTAGCGTCGAAGCGGGTGGGCTTGTGGCCCTCGAGTGCCTGTCCCACGAGCGGGTGGGTTTTCGCCTCGATATCGAACAGGTGGCGGCCCTGCAGCTGTTGGCCGATGTGGATCTCACGCCCGCAAGCCTCGATTGGAACTATCTTTGGATCGGTCTGGAGCGGCTGTTGCGCCGCCATATCGAATTCCACTTTGACCGGCCGCTCCGGGCAGCGACACTGCTGGAGATCTGTTTTGAGCCGCTCGCCGTCCCGGCGGGTGCTTCGCCCCAATAA
- the rplC gene encoding 50S ribosomal protein L3, with the protein MSLGILGRKLGMTQIFDEEGRAIPVTVVEAGPCPVTQVKSEATDGYTAVQLGFGTAREKVLTRPEVGHCKKAGLEAPVRHLREFRLPDSSQYTPGQQITVDLFAAGQLVDVVGTSIGKGFAGGQKRHHFGRGPMAHGSKNHRAPGSIGAGTTPGRVFPGKRMPGRMGNERVTVRKLTVVRVIPERNVILIQGGLPGVEGGLLMISPAKSVGRAKG; encoded by the coding sequence ATGTCACTGGGCATCCTGGGCCGCAAGCTCGGCATGACGCAAATTTTCGACGAAGAGGGTCGGGCGATACCGGTGACGGTGGTCGAGGCGGGGCCGTGCCCCGTCACCCAGGTCAAAAGCGAAGCCACCGACGGTTATACCGCTGTGCAACTGGGCTTTGGTACGGCCCGCGAGAAGGTCTTGACCCGTCCGGAGGTCGGCCACTGCAAAAAGGCCGGTCTGGAGGCGCCGGTGCGCCATCTGCGCGAATTTCGCCTTCCCGACAGCTCCCAGTACACCCCCGGTCAGCAGATCACCGTCGATTTGTTTGCGGCGGGTCAACTGGTCGATGTCGTCGGCACCAGCATCGGCAAGGGCTTCGCGGGCGGCCAGAAGCGCCACCACTTCGGGCGCGGGCCGATGGCCCACGGCTCGAAGAACCATCGGGCCCCCGGTTCGATCGGCGCGGGTACTACGCCCGGACGCGTTTTCCCCGGCAAGCGCATGCCCGGCCGTATGGGCAACGAGCGCGTCACCGTGCGCAAGCTGACGGTGGTGCGGGTGATACCCGAGCGCAATGTGATTTTGATTCAAGGTGGCCTGCCCGGCGTCGAGGGCGGCCTGCTGATGATCTCGCCCGCCAAGAGCGTCGGGCGCGCCAAGGGCTAG
- the rplD gene encoding 50S ribosomal protein L4 translates to MATCSIKDWQGNATGEVDLDLPVASEATASHIVYLAFKRQMVNSRQGTASTLTRGEVRGGGRKPWKQKGTGRARAGSIRSPLWRKGGVIFGPKPRDFEIKMNRKERRLALRTALQSRVEDLIVVDEFEGQLAAPRTRELVQAFERWGVDMASQSILLILRERQTNTYLSARNLPNVKVITAGNLNVRDLLATDWIVVTSPALELIKETYGAVA, encoded by the coding sequence ATGGCAACCTGTTCGATAAAAGATTGGCAGGGCAACGCGACCGGCGAGGTCGATCTCGATTTGCCCGTCGCCTCCGAGGCCACCGCCTCCCACATCGTCTATCTGGCCTTCAAGCGGCAGATGGTCAACTCTCGCCAGGGAACCGCCTCCACCCTCACCCGCGGCGAGGTGCGCGGCGGCGGCAGAAAGCCCTGGAAGCAAAAAGGCACCGGTCGCGCCCGCGCAGGCTCGATCCGCTCGCCGCTGTGGCGCAAGGGCGGCGTTATCTTTGGCCCCAAGCCGCGCGACTTCGAGATCAAGATGAACCGCAAGGAGCGGCGGCTCGCCCTGCGCACGGCCCTGCAAAGCCGTGTGGAGGATTTAATCGTCGTCGACGAGTTCGAGGGGCAGCTTGCTGCCCCCAGGACCAGAGAACTGGTGCAGGCGTTCGAGCGCTGGGGTGTCGATATGGCGAGCCAGTCGATCCTCTTGATCCTGCGCGAGCGACAGACCAATACCTATCTGTCGGCGCGCAACCTCCCCAACGTCAAAGTGATCACCGCCGGCAATCTCAACGTGCGCGACTTGCTTGCCACCGACTGGATCGTGGTTACCAGTCCCGCCCTTGAACTCATCAAAGAGACCTATGGAGCAGTGGCATGA
- a CDS encoding 50S ribosomal protein L23 — protein sequence MSSGTKRALADIIRRPLITEKGTRLLEENKYLFEVTPGANKIQIAQAIEELFSVKVTKVNTFNPPARQRRVGKFLGTRSSYKRAIVTLQEGDSITLFPEV from the coding sequence ATGAGTAGCGGAACCAAGCGCGCCCTCGCCGACATCATCCGTCGCCCCCTGATCACCGAGAAGGGCACACGATTGCTCGAAGAGAACAAGTACCTCTTCGAAGTCACCCCCGGCGCCAACAAAATCCAGATTGCCCAGGCGATCGAAGAGTTGTTCAGTGTCAAGGTGACCAAGGTCAACACCTTCAATCCGCCGGCCCGCCAGCGCCGCGTGGGCAAGTTCCTCGGCACGCGCTCAAGCTACAAGCGCGCCATCGTCACCCTTCAAGAAGGCGATTCAATCACACTTTTCCCCGAAGTCTAA
- a CDS encoding BON domain-containing protein produces the protein MKKTQALLLSLPLIVGLAACSTPNTTAEGVRQDQTASDQRAETQRENAGEATGEAANRTGQAMENTADNADKRAENAMQDGAQTATGESGAEAKDDAASDTRKRQLESDIRAREQRTDTTGQVSDGDIESKVRSKLEANIQQGSIAVTAKEGNVTLKGRVPVQSDVDRAVNLAKEINGVKQVQSELTVGKG, from the coding sequence ATGAAAAAGACCCAGGCCCTTTTGCTGAGCCTGCCGCTGATTGTCGGTCTGGCGGCTTGCAGCACCCCGAACACGACCGCTGAGGGCGTCCGTCAGGATCAAACGGCCTCCGACCAGCGCGCCGAGACCCAACGGGAGAACGCGGGTGAAGCGACCGGTGAAGCCGCCAATCGCACCGGTCAGGCGATGGAAAACACGGCGGACAACGCCGACAAGCGCGCCGAGAATGCCATGCAGGACGGTGCCCAGACGGCCACCGGCGAGTCGGGCGCCGAGGCCAAGGACGACGCCGCAAGCGACACGCGCAAGCGTCAGCTCGAATCGGATATCCGGGCGCGCGAACAGCGCACCGATACCACCGGCCAGGTGAGCGACGGCGACATCGAGAGCAAGGTGCGCAGCAAGCTCGAAGCCAACATCCAGCAAGGCTCGATCGCCGTCACAGCCAAAGAGGGCAATGTTACTCTCAAAGGCCGCGTACCGGTCCAGTCCGATGTCGACAGGGCCGTGAACCTGGCGAAGGAGATCAACGGCGTCAAGCAAGTGCAGTCCGAACTGACGGTGGGCAAAGGTTAG
- a CDS encoding GNAT family N-acetyltransferase yields MIPEPPPEADFAIRRYGFADIEPIYQAVRESMAELAPWMPWCHRGYSREDSAAWVLSREDDWKADRTYDFVIYERAGGRLVGGVGLNHLSRAYRLANLGYWVRSSCTRRGAASAAARLVARFGFDYLDLERLEIIAAATNTASQRVAQKVGARREGLLRRRLPLGDHIHDAVLYSLIRTDLTS; encoded by the coding sequence ATGATCCCCGAACCGCCCCCCGAGGCAGATTTTGCCATCCGCCGCTATGGCTTCGCAGACATCGAGCCCATTTACCAGGCCGTGCGCGAATCGATGGCGGAGCTGGCCCCCTGGATGCCCTGGTGTCATCGGGGCTACTCCCGCGAGGACAGCGCCGCCTGGGTGCTATCGCGCGAGGACGACTGGAAGGCTGACCGTACCTACGATTTTGTGATCTACGAGCGCGCCGGCGGCCGGCTTGTCGGGGGAGTGGGACTCAACCACCTCAGCCGCGCCTACCGCCTCGCCAACCTCGGCTACTGGGTGCGCAGTTCCTGCACCCGCCGGGGAGCAGCGAGCGCCGCCGCCCGGCTGGTAGCCCGCTTCGGCTTCGACTATCTGGATCTGGAGCGCCTGGAGATCATCGCCGCCGCCACCAATACTGCAAGCCAGCGGGTGGCCCAGAAAGTCGGCGCCCGGCGCGAGGGCCTGCTGCGCCGCCGATTGCCTCTAGGAGACCATATCCATGATGCGGTGCTCTACTCACTCATCCGCACAGATTTGACAAGCTAG
- a CDS encoding aminopeptidase P family protein has product MTAWMERPSVAETLKERRRRLATLVEGPAVLWSGQSIGRNYPANTYPFRASSHFLYFAGVPLEGAAIRLEDGRLELFLDEPGPAHALWHGEVPGREAVAAFVGADAAYPLAELGARATGAATLPATDTTTRAAQTQLLERTLPAFYELDRADRALAEAVIALRLCHDEAALGELRRAAAVSVVAHQAGMRVTPKAKYESEVRAAMEGVIIANRMATAYGSIVTVHGEVLHNEQYHHTLTPGDLLLADVGAESALGWASDITRTWPVSGRYSPAQRAIYDIVLAAHDACIVAIKPGVEYRDVHLLACTVIAAGLVDLGILRGKPEDLVERDAHALFFPHGIGHLLGLDVHDMEDLGDLAGYAPGRERSERFGLGYLRLNRPLAAGMLVTIEPGFYQVPALLNDPLHREKYADAVNWERLSQFADVRGIRIEDDVLVSKTGTEVLTAALPTAAEAVESLVLAGA; this is encoded by the coding sequence ATGACGGCATGGATGGAGCGCCCTTCGGTGGCCGAGACCCTCAAGGAGCGGCGGCGGCGGCTTGCCACCCTGGTGGAAGGACCCGCCGTCCTCTGGTCCGGCCAGAGTATCGGGCGCAACTATCCGGCCAACACCTACCCGTTTCGGGCCAGTAGCCACTTTCTTTACTTTGCCGGGGTGCCCCTGGAAGGGGCCGCCATTCGCCTGGAAGATGGTCGCCTGGAGCTGTTTCTGGATGAACCGGGTCCGGCCCACGCCCTGTGGCACGGCGAGGTACCCGGCCGGGAGGCGGTGGCCGCCTTTGTCGGAGCCGACGCCGCCTATCCGCTTGCGGAACTCGGCGCGCGCGCAACCGGGGCGGCGACATTGCCGGCCACCGACACTACCACCCGCGCCGCTCAGACCCAACTTTTGGAACGAACGCTCCCGGCCTTCTACGAACTGGACAGGGCCGACCGCGCCCTGGCCGAGGCGGTGATTGCCCTGCGCCTGTGCCACGACGAGGCGGCCCTGGGTGAACTGAGGCGGGCTGCCGCCGTGAGCGTCGTCGCTCACCAGGCGGGCATGCGGGTCACCCCCAAGGCCAAGTACGAGTCGGAGGTGCGCGCCGCCATGGAGGGGGTGATCATCGCCAACCGCATGGCCACCGCCTACGGCAGCATCGTCACCGTCCACGGCGAAGTGCTCCACAACGAGCAGTACCACCACACGCTGACCCCGGGCGATCTGCTCCTGGCCGATGTCGGTGCGGAGAGCGCGCTGGGCTGGGCCTCCGACATCACCCGCACCTGGCCGGTCTCGGGCCGCTACTCACCTGCCCAGCGCGCGATCTACGACATTGTGCTCGCCGCCCACGACGCCTGCATCGTCGCCATCAAACCGGGTGTCGAATACCGCGACGTGCATCTGCTCGCCTGCACGGTGATCGCGGCGGGGCTGGTGGATCTGGGCATCCTGCGCGGCAAACCCGAAGACCTGGTCGAGCGCGACGCCCACGCCCTGTTCTTTCCCCACGGCATCGGCCATCTACTCGGTCTGGATGTGCACGACATGGAAGATCTGGGGGATCTGGCGGGCTACGCCCCCGGCCGCGAGCGCTCCGAACGCTTTGGACTGGGCTACTTGCGCCTCAACCGCCCCCTGGCCGCCGGTATGCTCGTCACGATCGAGCCGGGCTTCTACCAGGTACCGGCTTTGCTAAATGATCCACTGCACCGCGAAAAGTACGCCGATGCGGTGAACTGGGAACGGCTCAGCCAGTTTGCCGACGTGCGCGGTATCCGCATCGAGGACGACGTACTGGTGAGCAAGACCGGCACCGAGGTATTGACCGCCGCTTTGCCCACCGCGGCCGAGGCGGTCGAAAGCCTGGTTCTGGCGGGCGCATAA
- a CDS encoding caspase family protein translates to MADIKALVVAINDYPGTTNDLPSCLEDARKFIEVLKSPSYGLRTQQLRTLYDAEATIKNVTDGLDWLLSGVSRSANGKQDARRILYFSGHGFRTELEGILRECLCLYDGFFFDQQLSAKTQGLPPGVLTVILDSCHSGGMEKPFLLVVPTDETEERTRNKVWIPEDLSKEIAVELDQTASLPFKAFGGPVEPPLAASKAGSMRLMALEAIAQQKADAPRVNGLVLTACRADQTAAASTSRTQGMSAFTYGIVTALAKVGQSLPSYDRLSNARLLQAVAAELSTLNFQQTPQVKEPDTPRDLGSYTFITLQPMGSDVISPTQPTVPAAGSSSWLTSLWAMLRGTTGKSFAGEQTMVSSMSTWTITKSQLETNAVEEKFFGSVLRTAVRLAPVIANVVSQLNKDYQPDGSTQQQEKFLGALIGIGSSVIPYIPRIIRALRKDFEVDASPEADEKFLGAALRMAIHLAPTVSQIIEGLRKDYQPDGSGTPEGEEKFVGAVLQTALTISPTLSNLLERLRQDLRKDYEPAASEEDEQKFFGAVLRAGLQLAPAIAGMVQALGKDFQIGESEQTDEKFFGALLRVIRQVAPVVGEIVQELRKDYQIDKAVVDEEVEEKFFGSVLRAAVRLAPMIVNVVSQLNKDFQPDGTSQQQEKFLSALVAAVTTIAPAIPDIIQAFRKDFEADGTAAKLLSEQVSNGHGRKLPIPVSRASSHELPVGAGMG, encoded by the coding sequence ATGGCTGACATCAAAGCCCTGGTCGTTGCCATCAACGACTACCCGGGTACGACCAACGATTTGCCCAGTTGTCTGGAGGATGCGAGAAAATTTATCGAAGTGCTGAAATCCCCATCCTACGGGCTTCGCACTCAACAGTTGCGCACGCTGTACGACGCTGAAGCCACGATCAAAAATGTCACCGATGGCCTGGACTGGTTGTTGAGTGGTGTGAGCCGTTCCGCCAACGGCAAGCAGGACGCGCGCCGGATCTTGTATTTTAGCGGGCACGGTTTTCGAACCGAACTAGAAGGCATTTTGCGCGAGTGCCTGTGCCTGTACGACGGCTTTTTCTTCGATCAGCAACTGAGCGCCAAAACCCAGGGATTGCCGCCCGGGGTGCTCACAGTCATCCTGGACAGTTGTCATTCCGGCGGCATGGAGAAGCCATTTTTGCTGGTGGTGCCCACCGACGAGACCGAAGAGCGCACCCGCAACAAAGTCTGGATTCCGGAGGATCTTTCCAAAGAGATCGCCGTGGAGCTGGATCAAACCGCCAGTTTGCCCTTCAAAGCTTTTGGCGGTCCGGTCGAACCGCCCCTGGCCGCCTCCAAAGCGGGCTCCATGCGGTTGATGGCCCTGGAAGCCATTGCCCAGCAGAAGGCGGATGCGCCGCGGGTCAACGGCCTGGTGCTCACCGCCTGCCGGGCAGATCAGACCGCCGCTGCCAGCACCTCGCGCACCCAGGGTATGTCCGCCTTCACCTACGGGATCGTCACCGCTCTGGCCAAGGTGGGCCAGTCGCTGCCCTCCTACGATCGCTTGTCCAACGCCCGCCTGTTGCAGGCGGTTGCGGCGGAACTGTCCACGCTCAACTTCCAACAGACCCCGCAGGTCAAAGAACCCGACACTCCCCGGGATTTGGGTTCCTACACCTTTATCACGCTGCAGCCGATGGGTTCGGATGTCATCTCACCGACCCAGCCCACCGTACCCGCCGCCGGTTCGAGCAGTTGGCTCACCAGCCTGTGGGCGATGCTGCGCGGCACGACCGGTAAATCCTTTGCAGGAGAACAGACCATGGTTTCTTCGATGAGCACGTGGACGATCACCAAATCGCAGCTGGAGACAAACGCGGTCGAGGAGAAATTTTTCGGCTCCGTACTGCGCACTGCGGTACGCCTCGCCCCGGTGATTGCCAATGTCGTTAGCCAACTGAACAAGGACTACCAGCCGGACGGTTCGACCCAGCAGCAGGAAAAATTCCTGGGTGCCCTCATCGGCATCGGCAGCAGCGTGATTCCCTATATTCCGAGGATCATCCGGGCTTTGCGCAAGGACTTCGAGGTCGATGCGTCGCCGGAAGCCGATGAGAAATTCCTGGGTGCGGCGTTGCGCATGGCGATCCATCTGGCTCCAACCGTTTCGCAGATCATCGAAGGTCTGCGAAAAGACTACCAACCCGACGGCAGCGGCACACCCGAGGGTGAAGAGAAGTTCGTTGGAGCTGTTCTGCAGACAGCCCTGACAATCTCTCCCACCCTTTCGAACCTGCTAGAAAGGCTGCGCCAGGATCTGCGCAAAGATTACGAACCGGCCGCCTCCGAAGAAGACGAGCAGAAATTCTTCGGTGCCGTGCTGCGGGCGGGCCTCCAACTGGCGCCGGCCATCGCCGGTATGGTCCAGGCTCTAGGCAAAGACTTCCAGATAGGAGAGTCCGAACAGACCGACGAAAAGTTCTTCGGCGCGCTGCTGCGGGTGATCCGGCAGGTCGCTCCGGTGGTTGGTGAGATTGTCCAGGAACTGCGCAAGGACTATCAGATCGACAAGGCTGTGGTTGATGAGGAGGTCGAGGAGAAATTCTTCGGCTCGGTGCTGCGCGCCGCGGTGCGCCTCGCCCCGATGATCGTCAATGTCGTTAGCCAACTGAACAAGGACTTCCAGCCGGACGGTACCTCCCAGCAGCAGGAAAAATTCCTCAGTGCCCTTGTCGCGGCGGTCACCACCATTGCCCCGGCGATCCCCGACATCATCCAGGCGTTCCGCAAAGACTTCGAAGCCGACGGCACAGCCGCAAAGCTCTTGAGCGAGCAGGTCTCCAACGGGCATGGACGCAAACTCCCGATCCCGGTGTCGCGCGCATCCTCCCATGAGCTACCGGTGGGAGCAGGGATGGGCTGA
- a CDS encoding AbrB/MazE/SpoVT family DNA-binding domain-containing protein encodes MDILMPSVWEESLKSQVARWGNSLAFRIPKQIAIQLDLKPSTTLVCSVEAGALVVRPVREVKEYSLEELLTGPTEVEDEVDWGKPEGKEAW; translated from the coding sequence ATGGATATCCTGATGCCAAGTGTGTGGGAGGAAAGTTTGAAGTCGCAAGTTGCCCGCTGGGGGAATTCGCTCGCTTTTCGCATTCCCAAGCAGATCGCGATCCAGCTCGATCTCAAGCCAAGCACTACGCTCGTATGCAGTGTAGAAGCCGGGGCCTTGGTTGTCAGGCCTGTGCGGGAGGTCAAAGAGTACAGCCTTGAGGAGTTGCTTACCGGCCCGACTGAAGTCGAAGACGAGGTCGATTGGGGCAAACCCGAAGGCAAAGAAGCTTGGTAG
- a CDS encoding type II toxin-antitoxin system PemK/MazF family toxin: MVEYVPQRGEFIWLSFDPQAGHEQLGVRPALVVSHTLFNERLGFVFVCPVSNTRRKNAFYVLIPEGQAVTGVIMADQLRSLDYRARRAAAIGLCPEELLSEVLRKIQPILF; this comes from the coding sequence TTGGTAGAGTACGTTCCCCAGCGTGGGGAGTTCATTTGGCTTAGTTTTGATCCACAGGCCGGGCACGAGCAACTGGGGGTTAGGCCTGCCTTAGTGGTCAGCCATACCCTATTCAACGAGAGGCTTGGCTTTGTTTTCGTTTGTCCTGTCAGCAACACGAGGCGCAAGAATGCGTTCTACGTACTTATCCCCGAAGGACAGGCAGTAACGGGTGTAATCATGGCCGATCAACTGCGCTCCCTCGATTACCGAGCCCGGCGGGCAGCTGCGATCGGCTTATGCCCCGAGGAACTGTTGAGCGAGGTGCTGCGCAAAATTCAACCGATTCTTTTTTGA